A DNA window from Pyrus communis chromosome 3, drPyrComm1.1, whole genome shotgun sequence contains the following coding sequences:
- the LOC137728268 gene encoding uncharacterized protein, translated as MEKFFSTEWKTFGIYDTIKLTTVEILIDWELLMAALSFWCSATNTMVLPLGTIGLTVLDISAILGSSSFDLLVDTVFPGYQFDLDLKSLFNERALEALKKKDQEALKEAIQKLHKNFFNYNTLVHHFAGRGEENLRKGEHEAFLFYWYNKFIVFTKLNKCLIENMSVAEALASCHTLALISTILANLMRCLAKATITKIDPHQNGPLRFFQLWLQVYFATLRL; from the coding sequence ATGGAAAAATTCTTCAGCACGGAGTGGAAGACTTTTGGCATTTATGATACCATTAAGCTTACGACCGTTGAGATTCTCATAGACTGGGAACTTCTCATGGCTGCCCTGAGCTTTTGGTGCTCGGCCACCAACACAATGGTACTCCCTCTCGGCACCATTGGTCTGACCGTGCTCGACATATCAGCCATCCTTGGCAGTTCTTCGTTTGATCTTCTAGTCGATACTGTCTTTCCTGGGTATCAATTCGACTTAGACCTTAAATCTTTATTCAACGAGCGTGCCCTCGAGGCCCTAAAGAAGAAAGACCAAGAAGCCCTAAAAGAAGCAATCCAGAAGCtgcacaagaacttcttcaactataaCACTCTTGTCCACCACTTTGCTGGCCGAGGGGAAGAAAACCTACGGAAAGGGGAACATGAAGCCTTCctattctactggtacaacaaatttattgtttttaccAAGTTAAACAAATGTTTGATCGAAAACATGTCAGTGGCTGAAGCCCTGGCCAGTTGTCACACCCTAGCTCTTATTTCGACCATCCTTGCCAACCTCATGCGTTGCCTAGCCAAAGCGACCATCACCAAAattgacccgcaccagaacggCCCACTCCGGTTTTTCCAGCTCTGGTTGCAAGTCTACTTCGCCACCCTGAGGCTATAA
- the LOC137727299 gene encoding lysine histidine transporter-like 8, with protein MSETGGDEITPVPITPGLPTPPTEDPPASMSRAASVAWVQPLLIPASTATTGGGDQITQKTPKTLTPKSRTPRFMTPIGSPVRRAFHLTRLDPQDAWLPITESRNGNAYYAAFHTLCSGIGIQSLVLPVAFPYLGWTWGVICMTLAFIWQLYTLYLLVQLHESPETGIRYCRYIQLCNATFGEKLSKFLALFPILYLSGGTCVALIVLGGATSKSFFQIVCGATCTAKPLTPAEWYLVFTCAAVILSQLPNLNSIAGVSLVGAITAIGYCTIIWVVSVDKGRLPHVSYDPLKSNKNFIHFFDILNALGMIAFAFRGHNLILEIQATMPSNEKHPSRVPMWRGVQISYTLIAMCLFPLAIGGYWAYGQMIPRQGGMFAALYGFHMRDTSRLVLGLASLFVVINALCSFQIYGMPMFDEMESQYTRRFKKAAPWWLRAIMRAMYTYGCYFIAVAIPFLGSIAGLLGGISLPVTLAYPCFMWLKIKKPKKYSLSWWVNWVLGTVGILLSILLIAAGVYVIIDTGITVSFFKPQ; from the exons ATGTCTGAAACAGGAGGTGATGAGATAACCCCAGTCCCAATTACACCGGGGCTGCCTACGCCACCTACAGAAGATCCTCCAGCATCTATGTCTCGAGCAGCATCTGTGGCTTGGGTACAACCACTGCTGATCCCGGCTTCAACCGCCACCACCGGTGGTGGTGACCAGATAACACAAAAAACCCCGAAAACTTTAACCCCAAAATCTCGTACTCCACGGTTCATGACACCAATAGGGAGCCCCGTTAGGAGGGCTTTCCACCTCACAAGGCTTGACCCTCAAGATGCTTGGCTTCCAATCACTGAATCTAGGAACGGTAACGCTTACTATGCTGCCTTCCACACTCTTTGTTCTGGTATTGGAATTCAATCTCTTGTGCTTCCTGTGGCCTTTCCTTATCTTGGGTG GACATGGGGTGTTATATGTATGACTTTGGCATTCATATGGCAACTTTACACTTTATACTTGTTGGTCCAACTTCATGAATCTCCTGAAACTGGCATCCGTTATTGTAGATACATTCAACTTTGCAATGCAACTTTTG gTGAGAAGTTATCGAAGTTCTTGGCCTTATTCCCGATTTTGTACCTATCGGGCGGCACGTGCGTGGCTCTGATTGTCCTCGGAGGAGCAACATCAAAGTCGTTCTTCCAAATTGTGTGTGGAGCTACATGCACTGCAAAGCCATTGACACCAGCAGAGTGGTACTTGGTGTTTACATGCGCCGCAGTGATTCTGTCGCAGCTGCCAAACTTGAACTCCATTGCCGGAGTGTCTCTTGTTGGTGCCATCACAGCTATTGGCTACTGCACAATCATATGGGTTGTGTCTGTGGATAAGGGTAGACTTCCTCATGTGTCTTATGATCCCTTGAAATCCAACAAAAACTTCATTCACTTTTTTGATATTCTCAATGCACTTGGAATGATTGCCTTTGCCTTCAGAGGCCACAACCTTATACTTGAGATTCAG GCCACAATGCCATCCAATGAAAAACATCCATCACGCGTGCCAATGTGGAGGGGTGTCCAAATTTCATACACTCTCATAGCAATGTGCCTTTTCCCCCTTGCAATTGGAGGCTATTGGGCATATGGTCAGATG ATACCACGTCAAGGAGGCATGTTTGCGGCCTTGTACGGCTTCCATATGCGTGACACATCCCGATTGGTTCTCGGACTAGCAAGTTTGTTTGTTGTAATCAATGCTTTGTGCTCGTTCCAGATCTATGGCATGCCAATGTTTGACGAGATGGAGTCACAATACACTAGGAGGTTTAAGAAGGCAGCTCCATGGTGGCTTAGGGCTATCATGAGAGCTATGTATACTTATGGATGCTACTTCATAGCCGTGGCCATACCTTTCTTGGGAAGCATAGCTGGTCTGCTAGGAGGGATATCATTGCCGGTGACATTAGCATATCCATGTTTCATGTGGCTAAAGATCAAGAAACCCAAGAAGTACAGTCTAAGTTGGTGGGTAAATTGGGTATTAGGGACTGTGGGAATTCTTCTAAGTATCCTGTTGATTGCTGCTGGTGTTTATGTTATAATTGACACTGGTATTACAGTGAGCTTTTTCAAGCCTCAGTGA